One window from the genome of Chaetodon trifascialis isolate fChaTrf1 chromosome 20, fChaTrf1.hap1, whole genome shotgun sequence encodes:
- the prlra gene encoding prolactin receptor a isoform X1, which yields MPRLCGATMKKAVEGILLLLLLFFTSHAKGTRYTPPGKPALTRCRSPEKETFTCWWEPGSDGGLPTTYALYYRKENSETVFECPDYHTAGENSCFFNKNDTSIWVNYNITVVATNALGSTFSDPVDIDVVYIVKPNPPERVTVIVMEDKDWPFLRVSWEPPHKADTRSGWITLIYEIRVKLEEEDEWEMHLAGQQKMFNIFSLRSGGTYLVQVRCKPDHGFWSEWSSTSYIKVPDYFHREQSVWILITVFSAFIFLILTWLLHMNSHSLKHCILPPVPGPKIKGFDKQLLKNGKSEEVFSALVVSDFPPVHSSNYEDLLVEYLEVYVPEEQELMLEEGKDLHDGCLKSEGSSSDSDSGRGSCDSHTLLMDKCGEAKEEERQTDQERIGVEAQRHQNLWEEEALACAHEDMVSPDMSSGRVKTWPSVFSPLPHYSSSPLNQQSSLEMTQQHYLSDSLFPPGPSVSYLTQPGHSTKEALGQSSWELRLSNQQPHQLHPQTPARRHLQAHSDVNISSIGRKQTPASLHSPVPRSNEYVEVQRVNKEDMVLLQPVVSGCGHSEGCPQILLGEDYSKVKGVDRNNMLLLQREVKEEDCPCDHQEVNGARENCCTSSRVTTTQKPTACIHTAMPAQDEVVLAVNGYVDTASMCALPTY from the exons CCGAGGCTTTGTGGTGCCACGATGAAAAAAGCTGTGGAAGGTatcctgctgttgttgctgttattcTTCACATCGCATGCAAAGGGAACAC gctACACCCCCCCAGGGAAGCCCGCACTGACCAGATGTCGCTCTCCAGAAAAAGAAACCTTCACCTGCTGGTGGGAGCCGGGCTCTGATGGGGGACTGCCCACTACTTACGCCCTGTACTATCGCAAAGAAAA CTCTGAGACAGTCTTCGAGTGTCCCGACTACCACACAGCTGGAGAGAACTCCTGCTTCTTCAACAAGAACGACACGTCCATCTGGGTGAATTACAACATCACCGTGGTGGCCACCAACGCACTGGGCAGCACCTTCTCCGACCCGGTGGATATAGATGTGGTGTACATCG tcAAGCCTAATCCTCCAGAGAGGGTGACAGTGATTGTAATGGAGGACAAGGACTGGCCCTTCCTCCGGGTGTCATGGGAACCACCGCATAAGGCTGACACCCGCTCCGGTTGGATCACTCTCATCTACGAGATCCGCGtcaagctggaggaggaagatgagtgGGAG ATGCACCTTGCAGGCCAGCAGAAGATGTTTAACATTTTCAGCCTGCGGTCAGGTGGCACATACCTTGTTCAGGTGCGCTGTAAGCCCGATCATGGCTTTTGGAGTGAATGGAGTTCCACTTCCTACATCAAAGTTCCTGACT ATTTCCATCGGGAGCAGTCGGTGTGGATCCTTATTACTGTCTTTTCtgccttcatcttcctcatcctcacgTGGTTGCTACACATGAACAGCCACAG CTTGAAGCATTGTATTCTGCCACCAGTCCCTGGACCTAAAATCAAAGGATTTGATAAGCAGCTCCTCAAG AATGGCAAGTCTGAGGAGGTCTTCAGTGCGCTGGTGGTGTCTGATTTCCCCCCAGTGCACTCATCTAATTACGAGGACTTGCTGGTGGAGTACTTAGAGGTGTACGTCCCCGAGGAGCAGGAGCTAATGCTGGAGGAAGGCAAGGACCTGCACGATGGCTGCCTCAAATCCGAGGGCTCCTCATCTGACAGCGACTCTGGCCGGGGCAGCTGCGACAGCCACACTCTGCTGATGGACAAGTGTGGAGaggcaaaagaagaagagaggcaaACAGATCAGGAAAGAATAGGGGTGGAGGCTCAGAGGCACCAGAATCTCTGGGAGGAGGAAGCATTGGCCTGCGCTCATGAGGACATGGTTAGCCCTGACATGTCCAGTGGAAGGGTGAAGACCTGgccttctgtgttttctccattGCCCCACTATAGCTCAAGTCCACTTAACCAGCAGAGCTCACTTGAGATGACCCAACAGCACTACCTCTCTGACAGCCTGTTCCCCCCTGGCCCTTCAGTGTCATACCTCACCCAGCCTGGCCACAGCACCAAGGAGGCTCTCGGACAGAGCTCCTGGGAGCTCCGTCTGAGCAACCAGCAACCACATCAGCTCCATCCCCAGACACCGGCCCGGCGGCACCTCCAGGCCCACAGCGATGTCAACATCTCCAGCATCGGCCGCAAGCAGACGCCTGCCAGTCTGCACTCACCCGTTCCCCGGTCCAACGAGTACGTGGAGGTCCAGAGGGTCAACAAGGAGGATATGGTGCTTCTCCAGCCAGTTGTGTCAGGCTGTGGCCACAGTGAAGGCTGTCCCCAGATACTTCTAGGGGAGGACTATAGCAAAGTGAAGGGGGTAGACAGGAACAACATGTTGCTGCTCCAGAGAGAAGTGAAGGAAGAAGATTGCCCTTGTGACCACCAGGAGGTAAATGGAGCCAGAGAGAACTGCTGCACATCGTCCAGAGTTACCACTACACAGAAGCCCACAGCCTGCATTCACACTGCCATGCCAGCACAGGACGAAGTGGTCCTGGCAGTGAATGGTTATGTTGACACTGCCTCCATGTGCGCACTGCCCACTTACTAG
- the LOC139348554 gene encoding alanine--glyoxylate aminotransferase 2, mitochondrial-like, giving the protein MFKAVSRLSGRCAASTGQSCRRPALSKLHLASGASCQKTAIDHASTDIPEMPRCTFKPQEYKGMSKERMMEIRRKNCNPMVMKVTHFKKPVFIHQGYMQWLWDVDGRRYLDLFAGVATISVGHCHPKVTAAAEQQLKRLWHTTNIYVYPPLQEYCEKLASYFPDPLKVIYLTNSGSEANDLAMLMARLYTGNYDIITLRGSYHGGSPQTMGLTSNAAYKYPIAGAIGCTNTMCPDVFRGPWGGSHCRDSPVQANRECSCAQGHCMANEQYIGQLKETFATSVPSRIAAFFGEPIQGVGGAVQYPKNYLKEAYKLVRERGGVCIADEVQTGFGRTGSHFWGFQGHEVIPDIVTMAKGIGNGFPMGAIVTTPEIAASFAKGVHFNTFGGNPLACAIASSVLDTITEDGLQQNSLNVGTYMMTKLAKLRDKYEIIGDVRGKGLQIGVEMVKDKASRDPLAPEAVNEIFEDIKDMGALIGKGGIYGQTFRIKPPMCITKEDADFFLAVFDKSVHNYMERR; this is encoded by the exons ATGTTTAAAGCTGTGTCCCGTCTCAGTGGCCGCTGTGCCGCGTCCACAGGACAGTCCTGCCGCCGGCCTGCACTGTCCAAACTCCACCTGGCAAGTG GTGCatcatgtcagaaaacagccaTCGATCATGCTTCCACAGACATCCCGGAGATGCCCCGATGCACTTTCAAACCACAGGAATACAAG GGTATGTCCAAAGAGCGGATGATGGAGATTCGCAGGAAGAATTGCAACCCCATGGTGATGAAGGTTACCCACTTTAAGAAGCCGGTGTTCATCCACCAGGGATATATGCAGTGGCTATGGGATGTGGACGGGAGGCGATATCTGGATCTTTTTGCTGGTGTGGCGACTATCAGTGTGGGCCACTGCCACCC gaaAGTAACAGCAGCCGCAGAGCAGCAGTTGAAGAGACTGTGGCATACAACAAACATATATGTCTATCCTCCTCTCCAAGAGTATTGTGAGAAATTAGCCTCCTACTTCCCAGATCCTCTAAAG GTGATATATCTGACCAACAGCGGCTCAGAAGCCAATGACCTGGCTATGTTGATGGCCCGACTTTACACAGGCaactatgacatcatcacttTGAG AGGGTCATATCACGGTGGCAGCCCACAAACCATGGGTCTTACTTCCAACGCAGCATATAAATACCCCATTGCTGGTGCTATAGGCTGCACAAAT ACCATGTGCCCTGATGTGTTCAGAGGCCCGTGGGGAGGAAGCCACTGCAGGGACTCTCCTGTGCAGGCCAACAGAGAATGTAGCTGTGCCCaag GTCATTGCATGGCAAATGAACAGTACATTGGACAGCTGAAAGAGACATTTGCTACGAGTGTCCCAAGTCGAATTGCTGCTTTCTTTGGAGAACCAATTCAG GGAGTCGGAGGAGCTGTTCAGTACCCTAAAAACTACCTAAAGGAGGCTTACAAACttgtaagagagagaggaggggtctGCATTGCTGATGAG GTCCAGACTGGATTTGGGAGAACAGGAAGCCACTTCTGGGGTTTCCAAGGTCATGAAGTCATTCCTGATATAGTAACAATGGCGAAAGGTATTGGTAATGGATTCCCAATGGGAGCCATCGTTACAACACCAG AAATTGCAGCCTCATTTGCCAAGGGGGTTCACTTCAACACCTTTGGAGGAAATCCTCTGGCTTGTGCCATTGCTTCGTCGGTGCTTGAT ACTATCACAGAGGACGGCTTGCAGCAGAACAGTCTTAACGTGGGCACCTATATGATGACCAAACTGGCAAAACTCAGAGACAAGTATGAGATTATCGGTGATGTCCGTGGAAAAGGCCTGCAGATCGGCGTGGAAATGGTCAAAGACAAG GCCAGCAGGGACCCGCTGGCTCCTGAGGCAGTAAATGAGATCTTTGAGGACATAAAGGACATGGGAGCCCTGATAGGGAAAGGAGGAATCTACGGACAG ACCTTCCGCATCAAACCCCCCATGTGCATCACGAAAGAAGATGCAGATTTCTTCCTGGCAGTTTTTGACAAGTCTGTCCACAACTACATGGAGAGAAGATGA
- the prlra gene encoding prolactin receptor a isoform X2, with protein sequence MKKAVEGILLLLLLFFTSHAKGTRYTPPGKPALTRCRSPEKETFTCWWEPGSDGGLPTTYALYYRKENSETVFECPDYHTAGENSCFFNKNDTSIWVNYNITVVATNALGSTFSDPVDIDVVYIVKPNPPERVTVIVMEDKDWPFLRVSWEPPHKADTRSGWITLIYEIRVKLEEEDEWEMHLAGQQKMFNIFSLRSGGTYLVQVRCKPDHGFWSEWSSTSYIKVPDYFHREQSVWILITVFSAFIFLILTWLLHMNSHSLKHCILPPVPGPKIKGFDKQLLKNGKSEEVFSALVVSDFPPVHSSNYEDLLVEYLEVYVPEEQELMLEEGKDLHDGCLKSEGSSSDSDSGRGSCDSHTLLMDKCGEAKEEERQTDQERIGVEAQRHQNLWEEEALACAHEDMVSPDMSSGRVKTWPSVFSPLPHYSSSPLNQQSSLEMTQQHYLSDSLFPPGPSVSYLTQPGHSTKEALGQSSWELRLSNQQPHQLHPQTPARRHLQAHSDVNISSIGRKQTPASLHSPVPRSNEYVEVQRVNKEDMVLLQPVVSGCGHSEGCPQILLGEDYSKVKGVDRNNMLLLQREVKEEDCPCDHQEVNGARENCCTSSRVTTTQKPTACIHTAMPAQDEVVLAVNGYVDTASMCALPTY encoded by the exons ATGAAAAAAGCTGTGGAAGGTatcctgctgttgttgctgttattcTTCACATCGCATGCAAAGGGAACAC gctACACCCCCCCAGGGAAGCCCGCACTGACCAGATGTCGCTCTCCAGAAAAAGAAACCTTCACCTGCTGGTGGGAGCCGGGCTCTGATGGGGGACTGCCCACTACTTACGCCCTGTACTATCGCAAAGAAAA CTCTGAGACAGTCTTCGAGTGTCCCGACTACCACACAGCTGGAGAGAACTCCTGCTTCTTCAACAAGAACGACACGTCCATCTGGGTGAATTACAACATCACCGTGGTGGCCACCAACGCACTGGGCAGCACCTTCTCCGACCCGGTGGATATAGATGTGGTGTACATCG tcAAGCCTAATCCTCCAGAGAGGGTGACAGTGATTGTAATGGAGGACAAGGACTGGCCCTTCCTCCGGGTGTCATGGGAACCACCGCATAAGGCTGACACCCGCTCCGGTTGGATCACTCTCATCTACGAGATCCGCGtcaagctggaggaggaagatgagtgGGAG ATGCACCTTGCAGGCCAGCAGAAGATGTTTAACATTTTCAGCCTGCGGTCAGGTGGCACATACCTTGTTCAGGTGCGCTGTAAGCCCGATCATGGCTTTTGGAGTGAATGGAGTTCCACTTCCTACATCAAAGTTCCTGACT ATTTCCATCGGGAGCAGTCGGTGTGGATCCTTATTACTGTCTTTTCtgccttcatcttcctcatcctcacgTGGTTGCTACACATGAACAGCCACAG CTTGAAGCATTGTATTCTGCCACCAGTCCCTGGACCTAAAATCAAAGGATTTGATAAGCAGCTCCTCAAG AATGGCAAGTCTGAGGAGGTCTTCAGTGCGCTGGTGGTGTCTGATTTCCCCCCAGTGCACTCATCTAATTACGAGGACTTGCTGGTGGAGTACTTAGAGGTGTACGTCCCCGAGGAGCAGGAGCTAATGCTGGAGGAAGGCAAGGACCTGCACGATGGCTGCCTCAAATCCGAGGGCTCCTCATCTGACAGCGACTCTGGCCGGGGCAGCTGCGACAGCCACACTCTGCTGATGGACAAGTGTGGAGaggcaaaagaagaagagaggcaaACAGATCAGGAAAGAATAGGGGTGGAGGCTCAGAGGCACCAGAATCTCTGGGAGGAGGAAGCATTGGCCTGCGCTCATGAGGACATGGTTAGCCCTGACATGTCCAGTGGAAGGGTGAAGACCTGgccttctgtgttttctccattGCCCCACTATAGCTCAAGTCCACTTAACCAGCAGAGCTCACTTGAGATGACCCAACAGCACTACCTCTCTGACAGCCTGTTCCCCCCTGGCCCTTCAGTGTCATACCTCACCCAGCCTGGCCACAGCACCAAGGAGGCTCTCGGACAGAGCTCCTGGGAGCTCCGTCTGAGCAACCAGCAACCACATCAGCTCCATCCCCAGACACCGGCCCGGCGGCACCTCCAGGCCCACAGCGATGTCAACATCTCCAGCATCGGCCGCAAGCAGACGCCTGCCAGTCTGCACTCACCCGTTCCCCGGTCCAACGAGTACGTGGAGGTCCAGAGGGTCAACAAGGAGGATATGGTGCTTCTCCAGCCAGTTGTGTCAGGCTGTGGCCACAGTGAAGGCTGTCCCCAGATACTTCTAGGGGAGGACTATAGCAAAGTGAAGGGGGTAGACAGGAACAACATGTTGCTGCTCCAGAGAGAAGTGAAGGAAGAAGATTGCCCTTGTGACCACCAGGAGGTAAATGGAGCCAGAGAGAACTGCTGCACATCGTCCAGAGTTACCACTACACAGAAGCCCACAGCCTGCATTCACACTGCCATGCCAGCACAGGACGAAGTGGTCCTGGCAGTGAATGGTTATGTTGACACTGCCTCCATGTGCGCACTGCCCACTTACTAG